TTACTGACATCCAAATAGAACGTTTCCATTTCAGTACAATAGTTAAGGTGCCACTGTCTTAAAATAAAACTTACTGAAGCATAAAGTCTTCCCCTTTTGTTCATGGCCAGGTAGCTGCCAGAGAACAAGCCTTTGATGGCAACGACTCCAACATCAACTGCAGTTATCTCTAGAATACCtagaaacagaggagagatggtTTGTTCCCCTTCATATGTAACTTTCTGAAATACATCCGAACAGCTACTTACCTCCAGGATATGAGTTCGCACTTATAACTTATACACTCAAGAAGTCAAGCTGCAGTCATGTACATAAAACAAGACTAACAAAATTAGACAATACAAAGAAAAACTAATGAGATGGGAATCGTTGGAAACTGACAGTGAATGCCTGCTTGTTTGATTGAGctttaactctttttaaaaaggaaagatctGGCATTGAACCACAGGTTCACCTAATcctatatgtatatgtataaaaaGTTTAAATCCCCTTTAATGCTTTTCGAGGGATACCATAGCGCTTGACTTATTGAAACCCGTCACAAAGCTACCCACTTCAGGACAACGCTCTTTCTGAGGTCTCCAGAGGGTAAAACGGAGTAAGACGGCTGCATCTTAGAACCACGTATATCATCATGAAAGGAACTTTTCCTTTAGAAAGTTGATGTAGTGCTTGAAACGAGGACAGTATGACAATAAGGGAGGGGATATTTCAGCCCTTAGAAGATCGTGTCTAATGCATTAGACAAGGGGGGGCGGAAAGAAGCCCAGACAGCCTCCCAAAGGGTTTGCATCCAGCCAAAGGATGCTAGGTGCAAACTATCACAGAACTCGTGTAAGGGACGAGGCGGTAGTAGGTGCTGGTGCGATACATGTGCAAACTTATAGCTTGCTTTTGGAAGCTCCCAGTTCAGCAGTTCTGGTTTCAAAGCTCAGTCCTCTCTGTAACGATCTAGAAGCCGGATGTAAACCCAGGAGTGTCTTTTGACGATTGGAAAACACACAGTGCTCAGCCTTCCTATTTCGCGGAGTTCAATTCTTGGTCGGACCTCAATCTCGACAAATCCGTACAGCTGTTTTGAATCACCCGCCCTTTTGCCGTCGACTGAGCTCGGAAGAATGTCTCCTAAAAGTCTTTGATAACgagggtttccccccccccccccaggaaatcGTGGTTTTCCTCTGTGCACTTGAGCCAGATCTCGGAGGTCTCCTGGTCTCTGTGCGCTAAGCAGAGCAAGGGCGTAGGTTTCCCCGGAGCATCCTGGGCTCCAGACACCCAGCGTGGGATGCTTTGTACAGAAATAATGCTGTACTTCCTATCCGGGGGAGTGGGAAGAAAGGAAAGTCCCGGATCTCTGGGGATTTAAGGTCCCGCTGTGAGAAGAAAGTTGTTTCCTCCCCAAAGCATCTTCATGAGACCCCGAGtccacattttttttccaccaaatgcatccgatgaagtgagctgtagctcacgaaagcttatgcgctaataaatttgttagtctctaaggtgccacaagtcctccttttctttttgcgaatagagactaacacggctgctactctgaaacgagtcCACATACCGGCTGCAATATCCCCACTGGCCTGTTAAGAAACGTATTTGAAAATCCCgacctttccttctctctctcactcacagcCCTTTGCTCTTGACATATCCCGTTTCATCTCAATGCTGATTCCCCGCACATTgccgggagggggtgggggggaggaaaagtCTTGTAGTCTACACCACCTCACATCCCCCCAGGAGGAGACCAACAAGAAgattgggggcggggaggcagcACACAGACTGAGGGGGGAGAACTAATCCGAAACCCGGTTTGAGACTAAAGAAAGCCATTGGATGGTCTGAAGACTCCTCTGGAATCAGCCCTGGTCCTAGCTTGGTGACAGGCAGCTGCGAGGGAGCTTTGAAAGGAAATGCGAGGAGAGATGCCTGCAACTGTAGCAAAGATGGTTAGACAAAGTGGCAATTGAGTGCAGTTAACCGTTGCCTCGATCCTGGTTTATCCCCCGTCTGGACACAGAAAAGCTGCTTCCTACACTAATGCTACAACCAGGGAAactcagcttgtgtgtgtgtgtaaagaagGTGTACAAATCAAAAGGGGTTTGGGACACAAGTTGCTGCATCTTAGACCTGAGCTGCTTGTTCAGAGCATGGAGAAATCTGGGGCAAGAGAACAGATttaaaccccctcccccctccacacacacactcagatgcTGTGGTCAGTAGGCCCCCTCCTATCACCAAATCAAAGGCaacttgaaaaaaacaattttgttttgactttttggaAGTGGGTGTGTGGCGGGGTTTGGGGTACATTTCTTTCCCTTTGTCTCATTCGCTTTTAGCACAAGCCACTGAGCAATTtcgtgggtgggtgggtgtggatgTGATTCTGGAAGCTGGTTTAAAATTGACTAGTTATTAATAAGTGCGCCGACTCTGGAGAAAAACGAGGACCagatcctactcccattgatctcagccataattctgccattgacttcactgggtcgGGTCCAAATCTGTATTTCTCCCGTTTGTGCATTGCGTGTGGGCAGAGGAGTTTGGAGAATACGCTGCATGAAAAGcgcagggggaaggagagagatgggcTTTGTCGGGTGGCATTAAAGATCCAACAAAATCCAAACCGAGGAACTCTTGGACAGAAGAAGTGTATTACTCTTACGGTTATTAGCAGCTTCGGAATTGGTTGTTTCTGCCAGTGTTATCTGGGAGGGACAAATGTGTACTGCAAAGAAATTCCAGCTTTGCAAGCAGATCAGGGCAAAATCTTGCTGAATttgaatctggaaaaaaaaatcctaataatAAAGGAgcagattctgccaccctaaTTCCCCTGGGGTAGCACCTTATTCCTCAAGCAATCCTATTGAACTCAATTAGGACTATTCCGGGAGTAAGACGCTGTTCAGAGCAAGGGTGTCGGAATCTGGCCCCCCGTGTGTCTGTTTCACTGTCACTTCACTCTAAACAGCCCCAAGGCTCGTTAATCGCCTTGGTTTCTAAGGTTAGACCTGAAGGACAATTCAACGGGTCAGAGCGAATAGTAATTGAAAGCCACCCTGAAACGCTAATAGAGGAGGAaatgggcaggggagaggcatGCACAGTACTTACTGAAGACGCTGTTTTTCTCCAGGCTGCCGTTGATTTTCCCATTGGAGTGGATCTGGAGGTGATACTTAGTGGCACAGTAGAGCTTCCTGCGCCTGGGTGCTCCCCCGAGATGCTCATAGACCCCGCCGCGCCCCCCAGCATCTCTGCGCAGCCTTGGGTCACACGTCTGGCCTTTGGCACAATAAGGTACCTTGGGCACCTCCGCAGCCAGCCCTTGGGACCAAGATTCCTGCCACAAACTCAGCAGCAAGATCCAAATTATAACCATTGTGGCATGATGGCCGCAGCCCTTAATCTGCTGGGGAGATCAAGGCTTGGCGCAGATGACACCAGGGGTCCCATTAAAGAAGTCTTGCTAGCAGCCCTTCAAAGTTGCAAAGCACACACTGATTCAAATCGTGATGCATTGGCAAGTTTTTATCTGCCTCGATCTGTCCCTTGTATCTGTCTTAGAGCTACTTAAATCAATAAAACACGGGAAGAGGCCACCGAGGCGTCCCAGCTGTTTGGATGGAGCTGCAGTGATCAGAGTTCTCCTTGGGTCTCCAGCTAGACAGACTGCacgcatgagagagagagagagagagacccactgAATTTCAGGAAGAGACTGTGGGGAAAATTCGTTGATCGACGAAGCATAGAAATAAAAGAAGCTTCCTGCAACAATAGCCTGATCTGCGACCAATTGATACAAAGCAGGGAGGCAAAGGTATCAGTCTTGTGTGAACTCCCAGAGCGCAGCCTGGATAAAATTACACagcatcacagagagagagagagagacacacacacacacacggtggctTCTTGCGGATAACCGCATCACAGAGAGGGGGGAGGCGGCAGCAGCAACccagctgaggggcagagagctgcttctgccttggtttccccctGCCTTGAAAGATCCAAAATAGAACAATTATGCATCTGAAAATTATGCCGTGAGGCGCTCATCCCTGGGATCTGTCACTTCTCCCTGGCTACTCCCTATCGCAAATCACAACACATGACCGCTGGGATGACTGATGTCCAACTAAAACAACTTGGGGAAGCAGCTTttacaaatgcacattttaaaaagggagcaTGATAAAAGGGGTTCAGACACTGGCTGCTCGGGTGGCTAAAGGGAAAATACGTATTAAAGGATTTCACTGTCTGTCGTTAGTGACTTAAACGTCTTTCTTCCCTTTGTCCTGAACGCTGAAAGAAAACAGTTATTAGTAAATCAATCAATTCACTGTTGCTAATATGCAATATTTGGATGGGGCTTTTAAGACGGACAAATTTCTAAATTCACTCATGCAAAGTGCGCCCAGCTACAGAGAAAGTATATATATTTGCAAGACATTGGTTTTAATCTTTCCCCCTTAACTTATTATTTGTTGTTGTCTAGTAAATTACATCAGGCATAACAGTTAGGTCTGCAATTGCTAGTAAGTAGCTTCACACATCTTTATCAGCTTTTTGTCTCTTCTAGTGGAGTTACCTATACATAAAAATGGAACGCAAAAGGTGATCCAACTTCTATAAAAAAATTATGCTGCCCAGGTGTGTTACTCAAAAGATGCTCCTCTATTAGATTTTCATATGAAACAGTCAATAATTAAAAGTTTCCTTGAAGTGTCTGAGTATTAGTTAGTATTAATGTGACTGAAGGCCACACAAATACGTCTTTCAATGGAGCCATGTCAAAATTCGACCATTTGACCTTGACCAATATGATTTTTTATTCACTGTCCGTTACaaggaaatatataaaataaggCTTTGCTACGGAAGAAAAGAAGAGTTTCTTACACTTTAAAGCATTATAGAAGAAAATAAGCTTTTGCTGGAGGGAAAAATCACCGAAGGGAAAcgatctttttctaaaagcaacGGCAGGCGGACAAAGTGATCTAGAAAGCTATTCCCTTTTAGATATACTTaaaacgtaaaaagaaaaggagaacttgtggcaccttagagactacaagtcctccttttctttttgcggatacagactaacacggctgttattCTGAAACTTAAAACTTAGTAGCCCTCCAACGCTAAAAGACTTTCCATCCTTTAATTGTCTGGAATTCAAGGAAATACATAAAGAACGAAAAAGCACCCTTCTCCACCAGTACCATCCTCCTTCTTTTTTTCCATAAGTTATGTCCCAGCCTCACAAGGAGAGTTTGATCTGAGAACTGATAAATGTTTGTATAATTAattcttttgtgtttgtgttcTTTTGCAACGCCACATGCATGGAATTATGTAGATACAGTTTATTTAGTAACAACGTGATGAAAATATAATAGCTAATGAAAAATATGAACCTATAAACACACAAGgcactaaactttttttttaaacaagatcaTTAGGTAATGGCCAAATCCTTCAACTAacactgaaacaaaaagaaaaggagtacttgtggcaccttagagattaacaaacaAAAGTCCTCCCTGAAACAGGCTTTCCCTGAAGGAGAATAGTACATTAGATTTTATGAATTCTTTATCATCCACAAATTACTGCACAAAATAGCACCTACGTACTAAGATGAGGAGGAAAATAGTTTGAAGATATATAAgcagatagaaaaggaggacttgtggcaccttagagactaacaaatttatttgagcataagctttcgtgagctataatggaaaactgaatgcatccgatgaagtgaactgtagctcacgaaagcttatgctcaaataaatttgttagtctctgaggtgccacaagtcctccttttctttttgcgaatacagattaacacggctgctactctgaaacctgtctataagCAGATAGATATAGAAGGACAAAAATAATGATTATTTAGAAATATTAGGTAAGTCTCTTCATAGCTAAACTCAGGGTGATCTCTACGATTTCTGGATCCCCATAAAGATGTGAAATTGAAAATTTACAGTTTTAGATTTCTAGGTAGTTTTTCATTAGTAATCTggggggaaccccccccccccacatacttcTTCCCTCCTACAATAGTAAACCAAAAAGACTAGTGGGTGGACTTTTGCTCAAATTGCTTCCATCTTGATCACATTATGGTTACCATTTTTATAATTAGCACCATCATCTACAAATCTTTCCGCCTTGGGCATCTAACACAGACATGCTTCCCAAACGATGTGTATTCTACTTATTAGGGAAGAGAACACTTATAGGTCTGTCATTAATGGTTCCctttcaaatgaaatgaatacGACCTCCAGTGAAATATCAAAGGG
This DNA window, taken from Dermochelys coriacea isolate rDerCor1 chromosome 6, rDerCor1.pri.v4, whole genome shotgun sequence, encodes the following:
- the FGF3 gene encoding fibroblast growth factor 3, producing the protein MVIIWILLLSLWQESWSQGLAAEVPKVPYCAKGQTCDPRLRRDAGGRGGVYEHLGGAPRRRKLYCATKYHLQIHSNGKINGSLEKNSVFSILEITAVDVGVVAIKGLFSGSYLAMNKRGRLYASETYNAECEFVERIHELGYNTYASRLYRTVPSGANTKRKASAERLWYVSINGKGRPRRGFKTRRTQKSSLFLPRVMDNKDHEMVRLFHTNIKYRESLLKPPSKNQRRRRGH